One window of the Streptomyces asoensis genome contains the following:
- the aroB gene encoding 3-dehydroquinate synthase, with protein MSSESVTRIRVGGSAGSEPYEVLVGRQLLGELGGLIGDRVKRVAVIHPEALAGTGDALRADLAEQGYEAVAIQVPNAEEAKTAEVAAYCWKALGQSGFTRTDVVVGVGGGSTTDLAGFVAATWLRGVRWIAVPTTVLAMVDAAVGGKTGINTAEGKNLVGSFHPPAGVLCDLAALDSLPVNDYVSGLAEVIKAGFIADPAILDLVESDPEAARTPAGPHTAELIERSIRVKADVVSSDLKESGLREILNYGHTLAHAIEKNERYQWRHGAAVSVGMHFAAELGRLAGRLDDATADRHRTVLESVGLPLHYRYDQWPKLLENMKVDKKSRGDLLRFIVLDGLAKPNVLEGPDPAVLLAAYGEVSE; from the coding sequence ATGAGCAGCGAGTCCGTAACGCGGATCCGGGTCGGCGGCAGCGCGGGCTCGGAGCCGTACGAGGTCCTGGTCGGCCGCCAGCTGCTGGGTGAGCTCGGCGGGCTGATCGGCGACCGGGTCAAGCGGGTCGCCGTGATCCACCCCGAGGCGCTCGCCGGCACCGGCGACGCGCTCCGCGCCGACCTGGCCGAACAGGGCTACGAGGCCGTCGCCATCCAGGTGCCCAACGCGGAGGAGGCCAAGACCGCGGAGGTCGCCGCCTACTGCTGGAAGGCGCTCGGCCAGTCCGGGTTCACCCGCACCGACGTCGTCGTGGGCGTCGGCGGGGGCTCCACCACCGACCTGGCCGGGTTCGTCGCCGCGACCTGGCTGCGCGGGGTGCGCTGGATCGCCGTCCCGACGACCGTGCTGGCCATGGTCGACGCGGCCGTCGGCGGCAAGACCGGCATCAACACCGCCGAGGGCAAGAACCTCGTCGGTTCCTTCCACCCGCCGGCCGGTGTGCTGTGCGACCTGGCCGCGCTGGACTCCCTGCCGGTCAACGACTACGTCTCCGGGCTCGCCGAGGTCATCAAGGCCGGCTTCATCGCCGACCCGGCGATCCTCGACCTGGTCGAGTCCGACCCCGAGGCCGCCCGCACTCCGGCGGGCCCGCACACCGCCGAGCTCATCGAGCGCTCCATCAGGGTCAAGGCGGACGTCGTGTCGTCCGACCTGAAGGAGTCGGGCCTGCGGGAGATCCTCAACTACGGTCACACCCTGGCGCACGCCATCGAGAAGAACGAGCGCTACCAGTGGCGGCACGGCGCGGCCGTGTCCGTGGGCATGCACTTCGCCGCCGAACTGGGCCGCCTGGCGGGCCGGCTGGACGACGCGACGGCCGACCGCCACCGCACGGTCCTGGAGTCGGTGGGACTGCCGCTGCACTACCGCTACGACCAGTGGCCCAAGCTGCTGGAGAACATGAAGGTCGACAAGAAGTCCCGCGGCGACCTGCTGCGGTTCATCGTGCTGGACGGCCTCGCCAAGCCGAACGTCCTCGAGGGCCCCGACCCGGCCGTACTGCTGGCCGCGTACGGGGAGGTGAGCGAGTAG
- a CDS encoding Pro-rich N-terminal domain-containing protein → MQHAVGSPLPPPHQPGGAPQQQPGYLGAPSGPVPPAPQPPVPPVPPPPAPQHAPVPQGTDTTGHVPLPPGGPVPMPSAPPAPIVPDPTATTLAVLLIGPAGAGKTSVAKFWADHRRVPTAHVSLDDVREWVRSGFADPQSGWNDHSEAQYRLARRTCGFAARNFLANGISCILDDAIFPDRPAVGLGGWKRHVGPGLLPVVLLPGLEVVLERNAARSGNRRLTDEEVARIHGRMAGWYGSGLPIIDNSQLDVPTTARVLDDVLARAIASPPKW, encoded by the coding sequence ATGCAGCACGCAGTGGGTTCTCCGCTGCCGCCGCCCCACCAGCCGGGCGGCGCCCCCCAGCAGCAGCCGGGGTACCTCGGCGCCCCCTCGGGCCCGGTGCCGCCCGCGCCCCAGCCGCCGGTCCCGCCCGTGCCGCCCCCGCCCGCCCCGCAGCACGCACCGGTGCCGCAGGGCACCGACACCACCGGGCATGTCCCGCTGCCGCCGGGCGGCCCCGTTCCCATGCCCAGCGCGCCGCCCGCCCCCATCGTCCCCGACCCGACGGCCACGACGCTGGCCGTGCTGCTGATCGGCCCGGCGGGCGCCGGGAAGACGAGCGTCGCAAAGTTCTGGGCCGACCACCGCCGGGTGCCCACGGCCCATGTCAGCCTCGACGACGTACGGGAATGGGTCCGCTCGGGCTTCGCCGACCCGCAGTCGGGGTGGAACGACCATTCCGAGGCCCAGTACCGCCTGGCCCGACGCACCTGTGGCTTCGCCGCGCGCAACTTCCTGGCCAACGGCATCTCGTGCATCCTGGACGACGCGATCTTCCCCGACCGCCCGGCCGTGGGCCTGGGCGGCTGGAAACGGCATGTGGGCCCGGGCCTGCTGCCCGTCGTCCTCCTGCCCGGCCTTGAAGTCGTCCTGGAGCGCAACGCCGCACGCTCCGGCAACCGCCGCCTCACCGACGAGGAGGTTGCCCGTATCCACGGCCGCATGGCCGGCTGGTACGGATCCGGCCTCCCCATCATCGACAACTCCCAACTGGACGTCCCGACGACGGCGAGGGTCCTGGACGACGTGCTGGCGAGGGCGATCGCGAGCCCGCCGAAGTGGTAG
- a CDS encoding shikimate kinase, producing the protein MSGPLVVLVGPMGVGKSTVGQLLAERLGVAYRDTDDDIVAEAGRSIAEIFVDEGEETFRAIEKRAVRRALAEHGGVLALGGGSILDADTRALLAGQRVVYLAMDVEEAVKRTGLNTARPLLAVNPRKQWRELMDARRHLYEGVATAVVTTDGRTPEEVSQVALDALELKEA; encoded by the coding sequence ATGAGCGGGCCACTGGTCGTCCTCGTCGGCCCGATGGGCGTCGGCAAGTCCACCGTCGGGCAGCTGCTGGCCGAGCGGCTCGGCGTCGCCTACCGGGACACCGACGACGACATCGTCGCCGAGGCGGGCCGCAGCATCGCGGAGATCTTCGTCGACGAGGGCGAGGAGACCTTCCGCGCGATCGAGAAGCGGGCCGTGCGGCGCGCGCTCGCCGAGCACGGCGGCGTGCTGGCGCTCGGCGGCGGCTCGATCCTGGACGCGGACACACGCGCGCTGCTGGCCGGGCAGCGTGTGGTCTACCTGGCCATGGACGTCGAGGAAGCGGTCAAGCGCACCGGTCTGAACACGGCGCGCCCGCTGCTCGCCGTCAATCCGCGCAAGCAGTGGCGCGAGCTGATGGACGCCCGTCGCCATCTCTACGAGGGCGTCGCCACCGCGGTCGTGACCACGGACGGCCGTACGCCCGAAGAGGTCAGCCAAGTGGCCTTGGACGCTTTGGAGTTGAAGGAAGCATGA